The following are encoded together in the Culex pipiens pallens isolate TS chromosome 1, TS_CPP_V2, whole genome shotgun sequence genome:
- the LOC120427675 gene encoding gastrula zinc finger protein XlCGF26.1-like, translated as MTAQVKAARNKAINNNNNRNNRMPKLAGKRPPKRGRRKANPPPSAASSDSGSLCRVCANWFPDQSAMIALGSRTVLRDVCTPAEAIVAIGGWSVEEGEDAGLPQFCCEACFGQLEVAYGVRRMCRESDWKLRKLLAKEAEVNPLDTVEVVCKADDTEEVVMEEEEVKDEPVVDDNEDNNDGFEENVEENSNEESESSEQPQSKRTKLLISEDLYEEVQASAFRCCGCWRSFETQAELYEHGQVEHISKKLSKEKLGSKVQCDICYKTLHRTQQLLLHRSKDKFEYRCKTCGETFINRVRVSTHYRTIHGPNATVCGTTRICCGCAENFPSPEALSTHSEAVHLPNRPPPNPERPFVCDICYSNYLNDQSLQKHKTRFTSKVKKYQCTQCGKQFFYPGKLSDHEKTHLGEKVFQCPECPAAYVSRESLRKHIQRHTMPEDKYKCPECGRCYRSSKNLKEHLNLHTGERPFVCTFDDCTAAFARDTSLAKHILTHTGRKDYQCGLCGKRFGGNSSLRAHVSFTHNKERPFGCFFCERRYPRKDYRRRHMESAHAAELAANPLPAIELAGSTQWLNK; from the coding sequence ATGACCGCacaggttaaagctgccagaaataaagcaattaacaacaacaacaatcgtaACAACAGGATGCCCAAACTTGCCGGCAAGCGTCCCCCCAAACGTGGCCGTCGCAAAGCCAATCCGCCACCCAGCGCCGCATCCTCCGACTCCGGTTCGCTCTGCCGCGTTTGCGCCAACTGGTTCCCGGACCAGTCGGCGATGATCGCCCTCGGCAGTCGCACCGTCCTTCGAGACGTGTGCACGCCGGCGGAAGCGATCGTCGCGATTGGTGGGTGGTCCGTTGAGGAGGGCGAGGACGCCGGGTTGCCCCAGTTTTGCTGTGAGGCGTGTTTTGGCCAGCTGGAGGTGGCGTACGGGGTGCGCAGGATGTGCCGCGAGTCGGACTGGAAGTTGAGGAAGTTGTTGGCGAAGGAAGCGGAGGTGAATCCGCTGGATACGGTCGAGGTGGTTTGTAAGGCTGATGATACGGAGGAAGTTGTCATGGAGGAGGAAGAGGTTAAGGATGAACCGGTTGTGGATGACAACGAGGACAATAACGACGGATTTGAGGAGAACGTTGAAGAAAACTCAAACGAGGAATCGGAATCTTCAGAACAACCCCAATCGAAACGCACCAAGTTATTGATCAGCGAAGATCTGTACGAAGAAGTACAGGCGAGTGCGTTCCGTTGCTGCGGTTGCTGGCGATCGTTCGAAACACAAGCTGAGCTGTACGAGCATGGACAGGTCGAGCACATCTCCAAGAAACTCTCAAAGGAAAAATTGGGCTCCAAAGTCCAGTGTGACATCTGTTACAAAACGCTACATAGAACTCAACAGTTGCTTCTACATCGATCGAAGGACAAGTTTGAGTACCGCTGTAAAACGTGTGGCGAAACGTTCATCAACCGAGTCCGGGTGAGCACGCACTACCGCACGATCCACGGGCCAAACGCGACCGTATGCGGAACAACGCGGATCTGCTGTGGTTGTGCAGAGAACTTCCCATCGCCAGAAGCCCTGTCAACCCACAGTGAAGCCGTTCACCTCCCGAACCGTCCTCCACCGAACCCGGAACGGCCGTTCGTGTGTGACATCTGCTACAGCAACTACCTAAACGATCAAAGCCTGCAAAAACACAAAACCCGGTTCACGTCCAAAGTCAAGAAGTACCAGTGCACCCAATGCGGGAAACAATTCTTCTACCCCGGCAAACTCAGCGATCACGAGAAGACCCATCTCGGCGAGAAGGTCTTCCAATGTCCCGAATGCCCAGCGGCCTACGTCAGCCGGGAGTCACTGCGCAAACACATCCAGCGCCACACGATGCCCGAGGACAAATACAAATGCCCGGAATGTGGCCGCTGCTACCGCTCCTCAAAGAACCTCAAGGAACACCTCAACCTGCACACCGGCGAGCGCCCGTTCGTCTGCACGTTCGACGATTGCACCGCCGCCTTCGCCCGGGACACCTCGCTGGCCAAGCACATCCTGACGCACACCGGCCGGAAGGACTACCAGTGCGGCCTGTGTGGGAAGCGCTTCGGCGGCAACTCCAGTCTGCGGGCGCACGTCAGCTTCACCCACAACAAGGAGCGACCGTTTGGGTGTTTCTTCTGCGAGCGGCGCTACCCGCGCAAGGACTACCGCAGGCGCCACATGGAGAGTGCCCACGCGGCGGAACTGGCGGCGAATCCGCTGCCGGCGATCGAGCTGGCCGGGTCGACGCAGTGGTTGAATAAATAG
- the LOC120427665 gene encoding uncharacterized protein LOC120427665 produces MSSPPDHLPPDWSLSGSMCRVCLRSDPAASWSLFECTVAGKSLVQALSLVGGIQVQTGDNFPKSCCSNCLARVEAALKLREQCLESDRRLGVMFAVTVKNEPPEEEEEEEDPFVACSQGYFEPARAEEHSVASVLQHFGLDGFLAIVEGQDLESVELFSCLLEQDLQKMLPNETVGTIIRFRKAVAHAKQLLAKSSSDERKAKHVEPEPIPRKKRRIERPLLEHPVIVANPNQDHVNLPALLQTFEGQCIMTHYVRNGNQLDNQTQGKLLKLIVEQLAVTVRIQDIQRSWFEAIFAAIVEAFPSESELIEVYRGKLQQIRYKLTRKIKRNSGFEVAEQGNGVAVNGEEEPLIDEDEAIASKLWLQGGREPWKSVLLHWDKSFQLRNKIYQSSGSNKLGELWRDDGWPILKQPNGLDLIRRDFNRMFSPSSDVFQVWPRIKKAVCTFGRLNLKNKNLLAVLAKFEEGGYTDDHLFIQLLAGLLPPGITTRKFRPKFEEINAAFMREVASLAEVDKALAKYRTALAEHKLSVQPHVLHIADQSRYLVYVGEGRYYEARGGLLDAVDGVLKVCLVTGQAFTAEAKPMWTFVQRFCYGVKTDSDNSYACLRSLQAFLRQAQERE; encoded by the exons ATGTCCTCGCCTCCGGACCACCTCCCGCCCGATTGGTCCCTCTCGGGGTCCATGTGCCGCGTCTGTCTGCGCTCCGACCCAGCTGCTTCGTGGAGTTTGTTCGAGTGCACCGTCGCCGGGAAGAGTCTCGTGCAGGCACTGTCGCTGGTCGGTGGAATCCAGGTTCAAACGGGGGACAACTTCCCCAAGTCGTGCTGCTCGAACTGTTTGGCCCGCGTGGAGGCGGCGCTCAAGCTGCGGGAGCAGTGTTTGGAGTCGGATCGGCGGCTGGGAGTGATGTTTGCGGTGACGGTTAAAAATGAACCCcccgaggaggaggaggaggaggaagatcCGTTTGTGGCCTGCTCGCAAGGGTACTTTGAGCCGGCCCGGGCGGAGGAGCATTCGGTGGCGTCGGTGCTGCAGCACTTTGGACTGGACGGGTTTCTGGCGATCGTTGAGGGACAGGATTTGGAATCGGTTGAGCTTTTTAGCTGTTTGTTGGAACAAGATTTGCAGAAGATGCTGCCGAACGAGACGGTGGGGACGATTATCCGGTTCAGGAAAGCAGTTGCGCAT gCCAAACAACTGCTTGCAAAAAGCTCATCAGATGAGAGGAAAGCCAAGCACGTTGAACCAGAACCAATTCCACGGAAGAAACGAAGAATAGAGAGGCCACTTCTGGAGCATCCGGTCATTGTGGCGAATCCCAATCAAGATCACGTG AATCTCCCCGCCCTGCTGCAAACGTTCGAGGGCCAATGCATCATGACGCACTACGTCCGGAACGGCAACCAGCTGGACAACCAAACCCAGGGCAAGCTGCTGAAGCTGATCGTGGAACAGCTGGCCGTGACGGTGCGCATCCAGGACATCCAACGCAGCTGGTTCGAGGCGATCTTTGCTGCCATCGTTGAGGCGTTCCCGTCGGAGAGCGAACTGATCGAGGTTTACCGCGGGAAGCTGCAGCAGATTCGGTACAAGCTGACGCGGAAGATTAAGCGGAATTCTGGGTTTGAGGTGGCGGAGCAGGGCAATGGGGTTGCGGTTAATGGCGAGGAGGAGCCGTTGATTGATGAGGACGAAGCGATCGCGTCCAAGTTGTGGCTTCAGGGTGGTCGTGAACCGTGGAAGAGTGTGCTGCTACATTGGGACAAGAGTTTCCAGCTGAGAAACAAGATCTACCAAAGCAGTGGGAGCAATAAGCTAGGGGAACTCTGGCGAGACGACGGTTGGCCAATTCTAAAGCAGCCCAACGGCCTCGACCTGATTCGACGAGACTTCAACCGGATGTTTTCCCCTTCCAGCGACGTCTTCCAGGTTTGGCCCCGCATCAAGAAGGCGGTCTGCACCTTTGGCCGGCTCAACCTGAAGAACAAGAACCTGCTCGCCGTCCTGGCCAAGTTCGAGGAAGGTGGCTACACCGACGACCACCTCTTCATCCAACTCCTTGCAGGGCTCCTCCCCCCAGGAATCACCACCCGTAAATTCCGCCCCAAATTCGAAGAAATCAACGCGGCGTTCATGCGCGAAGTCGCGTCCCTCGCGGAAGTCGACAAAGCACTCGCCAAGTACCGAACCGCCCTCGCCGAACACAAACTGTCCGTTCAACCGCACGTCCTGCACATCGCCGACCAGTCCCGCTATCTGGTCTACGTCGGGGAAGGTCGCTACTATGAAGCGCGGGGAGGTCTCCTCGATGCCGTGGACGGGGTGTTGAAGGTGTGTCTGGTGACGGGGCAGGCTTTTACGGCGGAAGCGAAGCCGATGTGGACCTTTGTGCAGCGGTTCTGCTACGGGGTGAAGACGGACAGCGACAACTCGTACGCGTGCTTGAGGTCGCTGCAGGCGTTCTTGCGACAGGCGCAGGAGAGGGAGTAA